The following coding sequences are from one Lolium rigidum isolate FL_2022 chromosome 6, APGP_CSIRO_Lrig_0.1, whole genome shotgun sequence window:
- the LOC124664564 gene encoding uncharacterized protein LOC124664564 yields MARLTFFAVHAPVAAAAAPPLLVLFLVVLVVAAVVVSFCTSSTHAKLWKQRGGTTTAPVEKTGGAGNRKNVLAASLSGIGGKAARMVSWNRRSPAPGSSDDDDDEAAVEDEEAVWRKTIIMGDKCRPLQFSGHIAFDSDGNQLPPAVKKADVAAEK; encoded by the coding sequence ATGGCGAGGCTCACCTTCTTCGCGGTCCACGCCCctgtagcagcggcggcggcgcctcccctcCTCGTCCTTTTTCTCGTCGTCCTTGTCGTCGCGGCGGTCGTGGTCTCGTTCTGCACCAGCAGCACGCACGCCAAGCTGTGGAAGCAGCGCGGCgggacgacgacggcgccggtggaGAAGACGGGAGGCGCCGGCAACCGGAAGAACGTTCTCGCCGCCAGCCTGAGCGGCATCGGCGGCAAGGCGGCCAGGATGGTGTCGTGGAACAGGCGGTCTCCGGCGccgggcagcagcgacgacgacgacgacgaggcggcggtggaggacgaggaggccGTGTGGAGGAAGACCATCATCATGGGGGACAAGTGCCGGCCGCTCCAGTTCTCCGGCCACATCGCCTTCGACTCCGACGGCAACCAGCTGCCGCCGGCGGTCAAGAAAGCCGACGTCGCGGCCGAGAAGTAA